One Glycine max cultivar Williams 82 chromosome 4, Glycine_max_v4.0, whole genome shotgun sequence DNA segment encodes these proteins:
- the LOC100800258 gene encoding galactoside 2-alpha-L-fucosyltransferase, with translation MKRHWRNWSHDDEGEGLPDSDSDTRSSRRFSLTRLMAIFLFSLFLFSLIFLLPHPPIQSASTAKTLHQFKQTQQGNVADSVELHKDKLLGGLIADGFDEQSCLSRYHSVTYSKGLSGNPSSYLISRLRKYEALHKECGPYTESYNKTVKDLRSGHVSESPACKYVVWISYSGLGNRILTLASVFLYALLTDRVLLVDPGVDMVDLFCEPLPHVSWFLPPDFPLNSQFPSFDQKSDQCYGKMLKNKSATNSVVPSFVYLHLAHDYDDQDKLFFCDDDQAFLQKVPWLVVRTDNYFAPSLFLMPSFEKQLSDLFPNKETVFHFLGRYLFHPTNKVWGLVSRYYQAYLADVDERVGIQIRVFDTRTGPFQHVLDQILACTLKENLLPDVNQKGDIVNSPGKPKSKAVLMTSLSYGYFEKVRDMFWEHPTVTGEVVGIYQPSHEGYQQTEKKMHNQKAWAEIYLLSLMDMLVTSSWSTFGYVAQGLGGLKPWILYKPENGTAPDPPCQRAMSMEPCFHAPPFYDCKAKRGTDTGALVPHVRHCEDMSWGLKLVDSNSWQ, from the exons ATGAAGAGGCACTGGCGCAACTGGAGCCACGACGACGAAGGCGAAGGCCTCCCAGATTCGGATTCCGACACGCGCTCCAGCCGGAGATTCTCTCTCACGCGCCTCATGGcaatctttctcttctctctcttcctcttctCCCTCATCTTCCTTCTCCCACATCCTCCCATCCAATCAGCTTCAACAGCAAAGACTCTGCACCAATTCAAGCAAACTCAACAAG GTAACGTTGCTGATTCTGTTGAGTTGCACAAAGATAAACTACTTGGTGGCCTTATAGCAGATGGATTTGATGAACAATCATGTCTCAGCAGGTACCATTCGGTCACATACAGCAAAGGACTATCGGGAAATCCTTCATCATACCTCATTTCTAGATTGAGAAAATATGAAGCTCTCCACAAAGAATGTGGACCTTATACTGAATCCTATAATAAAACGGTGAAAGATCTGAGGTCTGGTCATGTAAGTGAGTCCCCAGCATGTAAATATGTGGTATGGATTTCATATAGTGGGTTAGGGAATAGGATATTGACCTTAGCTTCTGTGTTTCTATACGCTCTCCTCACAGATCGAGTTCTATTGGTTGATCCTGGAGTTGATATGGTGGATCTTTTTTGCGAACCGTTGCCACATGTTTCCTGGTttctccctcctgatttccCTCTCAACAGTCAATTTCCCAGTTTTGATCAGAAATCTGATCAATGTTATGGGAAAATGCTGAAAAATAAATCAGCTACAAACTCCGTTGTTCCCTCTTTTGTCTACCTTCATCTAGCACATGACTATGACGATCAGGACAAGCTTTTCTTCTGTGATGATGACCAAGCTTTTCTTCAGAAAGTGCCATGGTTAGTGGTGAGAACAGATAACTACTTTGCCCCATCTCTATTCTTGATGCCGTCTTTTGAGAAGCAACTGAGTGATCTCTTTCCAAACAAGGAAACAGTTTTCCATTTCTTGGGTAGATATCTGTTCCACCCAACCAACAAAGTATGGGGACTTGTTAGCAGATACTATCAAGCTTATTTAGCTGACGTTGATGAAAGAGTAGGCATCCAAATAAGAGTGTTTGATACTAGAACTGGACCATTTCAACATGTGTTGGATCAGATCTTAGCTTGCACTTTGAAGGAGAATCTTTTGCCTGATGTTAACCAAAAGGGGGATATTGTTAATTCACCAGGAAAGCCGAAATCAAAAGCTGTGCTGATGACATCCTTGAGCTACGGTTATTTTGAAAAGGTGAGAGACATGTTTTGGGAACACCCAACTGTGACAGGAGAAGTTGTTGGCATTTACCAGCCAAGCCATGAAGGGTATCAAcaaacagagaagaagatgcacaACCAAAAAGCTTGGGCAGAAAtttacctcttgagcttgatgGATATGTTGGTCACGAGCTCGTGGTCTACTTTCGGCTACGTGGCGCAGGGGCTTGGAGGGTTGAAACCGTGGATACTGTACAAGCCCGAGAATGGAACAGCTCCTGATCCTCCTTGTCAACGTGCCATGTCGATGGAGCCATGCTTCCATGCTCCTCCCTTCTATGATTGTAAGGCTAAGAGAGGAACTGATACTGGTGCACTTGTTCCACATGTAAGGCACTGTGAGGATATGAGCTGGGGTCTTAAGCTTGTAGACAGTAATAGTTGGCAATAA
- the LOC100800792 gene encoding uncharacterized protein isoform X1 → MGKDSKPKESGGKGKGKQAASGSDENASKGKGKGGKGGDGLGTCTYVKARHILCEKQGKINEAYKKLQDGWLCNGDKVPPAEFAKIAQEYSECPSGKKGGDLGWFPRGKMAGPFQDVAFNTPVGATSAPFKSTHGYHIILSEGRKN, encoded by the exons ATGGGAAAAGACTCGAAGCCAAAGGAGTCAGGAGGGAAGGGAAAGGGGAAACAGGCTGCAAGTGGAAGTGATGAGAATGCTTCTAAGGGAAAAGGAAAGGGTGGGAAAGGTGGAGATGGGCTTGGTACTTGCACCTATGTCAAAG CAAGGCATATCTTATGTGAGAAACAAGGTAAGATCAATGAAGCCTACAAGAAGCTGCAGGATGGTTGGCTTTGCAACGGAGATAAGGTCCCACCAGCTGAGTTTGCAAAG ATAGCTCAAGAGTATTCAGAATGTCCTTCAGGAAAGAAGGGTGGAGACCTTGGATGGTTTCCCCGAGGAAAGATGGCTGGGCCATTTCAGGATGTTGCCTTCAACACACCTGTTGGAGCTACTAGTGCTCCTTTCAAATCAAC GCATGGCTACCATATTATCTTAAGTGAAGGAAGAAAGAACTGA